The sequence GTTGCTGAGCGAGGCCGCGACCGACCGGCAGCCAGCGGAGCGAAGCGGCGTCAGCACCAGGTCGGAGTACGCGTCGAGCGGTTGGCCCCACTGCACCGCCTGCTTGATCACCACCGCCACCTCGCGATAGTTCTCCGGCGTCACCCAGGCGTTGCGGGTTTCGCCATCCAGCAGATAAAGCGTTTGCTCCGACATGTCGAAGCTGAAGACCAGGGCGCCGGGCGGCGCGTGGAATTCCTGCTCCACGCGCAGGTTCATCTGCTCCTCGTAGAGCTCGATCCCCTCGACCTCGGCATGCAGGATCCTTCCCGAGAATCGCCCAGCGGACATCTGCGTGTACTGCTGCTCCCAACCGGGAATGGCAATCCGCTGCTGGTCTACTTCTTGTGCTTCGACAACCCTGATCACCATACCCAGACCTGCTGGTTTTCCAGGCCCGGAAGGCTATCAATCGCCATGAGCCATGTGCAAGTCGCAGCAGACTTTCGGTGCGGTGCTTTCGGTGGGCGTGGCGCCCAACGAACAGCATGGGTATCGCTTCGCTCAACCCATCCTACCTGGGCGTCGCGGAGATGTAGTTGATGAACAGGCGGAACAGGTCGGCGTTGCTGGAGATCTGCAGGCGCTGGTAGATGTTGTGCTTGTGCACCTTCACCGTGCCTTCGGAGATACCCAGCAGGTGGGCGATGGAGCCGTTGCTGTGGCCCTGCAGCAGGAGCTTGGCGATGTAGCGCTGGGCGTCGGTGAGCTGGCCCTGGAGGATGTCGACGAAGGCGCTTTCGAGCTGGCTGCCGGGGGTGTCCGGGGCTTCGCCGGGTTCTTCCGGACGCAGCCGCCAGTGGGCCTCGAAGGCCTTGCTGACGATAGGTTGCAGGGCTTGCAGGCGGCGGGTTTCCGCGTCGGTGAATGGGCCGTGCTGGCTGGCCTTCATCAGCGAGAAGACCACGGCCGTATGGGCTTGCAGCGGAACGATGTAGCCCACCTCCTCCACCAGGCTGCCGTGGGTGGACGACACGCAGGGATGCAGGTCGGGGGATATGGCGAAGCCCGAGGAGAAGAAGCTGTCCGGCGCCAGCTCGCTCATGCGCCAGACGCCGGCCGGGTGCTCGTGCATGCAGGCGACGTAGAACGGGTCCAGCAGGTAGCCGCCGCGCAGGTAGGCGCTCATGGTCTTCGCCGGCACCCCGCCGTTGTAGCCGTCGTGCAGCAGCACCGCGGGGCGGTCGAAGCGGAAGAGATAGGCGCAACTCATGTCGAAGCGCACCTCGCCTTCGAGCAGCGCGCAGAGGCTCTGGCCCAGATTGGCGGTACCCACGGCGGCGATCACGCCCGCCACCCTGCTGGCTTCCTGGTTGTTCATGACTGACCGCGCTCGTTGTCTTGATCCGGGAGAATGCGGCGCCGCCCCGCAATGGGACGGCGCCGCACGATTCAGGACAGTCCGGCCGAGACACGCATCGATTCGCGGGGGCGTTCTTCACGGCCGAGCTGCAGCGCCTTCGGCACCGCCAGCCAATAGGCAATGGCCATGCCGATCAGGCCGCCGCTCAGTTTTCCAATGATCAGCGGCAGGATCAAGGTGGGCTGGAAGTTGGCGGAGAACGCCATGTGGTCGCCGAAGGTGAAGGCCGCGCAGACCGAGAAGGCGATCACCAGCACCTTGTCCTTGGGCGGCATGTCCGCCACCAGGCGGAACATCGCCAGGATGTTCGCCGAGGCGGCGAGGATGCCCGCCGCCCCCACCGGCGACATGCCCAGGCGCACCGCCACCAGCTCCAGGGGCCGGGCGAGATGGCGCTTGATCAGGCACACCATGGGGAAGGCGCCGCAGAGCATGATGCCGATGTAGCCGGCGATTTCCAGGGCGCGGAACTGGTCCTCCGCGTCGGCGATGATGGGGGCGAAGCCCCAGCCGCCGAAGGTGTGGCTGAAGAAGCCGGTGAAGTACTCGACTATGGACGCCACCAGGACCAGCGTGACCGCCGCGTACATCACCCGTCCCAGGGCCAGGAAGGCCCGCACCATCAGGCCGGGGAAATAACGCAGGGCGGCGGCCAGGGCGACGCAGAAGACGATCAGCGGCAACAGGTTGCGCAAGAGCATCGGCAGGGTGAACGCCAGCGCCTGGGTGGCCGGGCCGCTGGTGGCGATGTCCGGGCGCACGTTGAGGCCCAGCCACTGGGTGAGCATGGCGATGGTGATGATGCTGATGGGGATGCTCAGCAGGCCGGCCATGATTCCCAGGGCCATGTACTTGTGGTCGGCCTTGGCGAGCATGGCCAGGCCCACGGGGATGACGAAGATCAGCGTCGCGCCGGACTGGAAGCCGGTGATCAGCCCCAGCACCCAGCCCTCCGGGTCCCGCGCCAGGGCATGGGCGAGCTGGTAGCCGCCCATGTCCGAGGCGATGAAGATGGGGCCCGCGATGCCGGGGTCGGCGCCCAGGGCGGCGAACAGCGGGGCGATCCACTGGTTGATGAAGCTTGAGAGAAAGGGAATGGCGGCCATGGTGCCGGCCACGGGAATAAAGATCGGCCCGATGCTGTGCAGGCCGGCGGTGAACTCGCGGCCCAGTTCCGATTCCGGGTCGATCAGGGATGCGATGGCGCCGATCACGGCGCAGGCCATGATGACGTAGATGACGTACGTGCCGATGTTTTCCATTGCTGCCTCGTCTCTTGTAGGTCTTGTCGGGTGGCAGTGCGGTAAAGGGGTTCGGGCCCGGCCGGGCCCGAGGGTCAGGTGGCGGTGTAGCCGTTGTCCACGAACAGGTGCGCGCCGTTGACGAAGCTGGCCTCGTCGCTGGCCAGGAATAGCGCGGCCGCGGCCACTTCGCTCGGGTCGCAGAGGCGGCCCTGCATGGCGCGCAGGGCGTCATCGGACACCTCGGCGCCGTGCTGGCGCAGCAGGTCGAGCTCGCGCCG is a genomic window of Pseudomonas resinovorans NBRC 106553 containing:
- the eutH gene encoding ethanolamine utilization protein EutH, which encodes MENIGTYVIYVIMACAVIGAIASLIDPESELGREFTAGLHSIGPIFIPVAGTMAAIPFLSSFINQWIAPLFAALGADPGIAGPIFIASDMGGYQLAHALARDPEGWVLGLITGFQSGATLIFVIPVGLAMLAKADHKYMALGIMAGLLSIPISIITIAMLTQWLGLNVRPDIATSGPATQALAFTLPMLLRNLLPLIVFCVALAAALRYFPGLMVRAFLALGRVMYAAVTLVLVASIVEYFTGFFSHTFGGWGFAPIIADAEDQFRALEIAGYIGIMLCGAFPMVCLIKRHLARPLELVAVRLGMSPVGAAGILAASANILAMFRLVADMPPKDKVLVIAFSVCAAFTFGDHMAFSANFQPTLILPLIIGKLSGGLIGMAIAYWLAVPKALQLGREERPRESMRVSAGLS
- a CDS encoding LuxR C-terminal-related transcriptional regulator, whose translation is MNNQEASRVAGVIAAVGTANLGQSLCALLEGEVRFDMSCAYLFRFDRPAVLLHDGYNGGVPAKTMSAYLRGGYLLDPFYVACMHEHPAGVWRMSELAPDSFFSSGFAISPDLHPCVSSTHGSLVEEVGYIVPLQAHTAVVFSLMKASQHGPFTDAETRRLQALQPIVSKAFEAHWRLRPEEPGEAPDTPGSQLESAFVDILQGQLTDAQRYIAKLLLQGHSNGSIAHLLGISEGTVKVHKHNIYQRLQISSNADLFRLFINYISATPR